A region of the Mytilus edulis chromosome 11, xbMytEdul2.2, whole genome shotgun sequence genome:
GGCAACCTAAACATGTTTTCAAATGTTCAGACCCAAACATGTAAAATAGTACACCAATGTCAAggaacaaaacacaatttttatagGGCCCCTTATTCATCCTTGGTAATTAAGTTTAATATCCCAATCTTTTGGTATGATTGTGTTGCTCAATATGTAAATTTCTCTCGTTATTTTTGCTGTTTGCTGCAAATTGTTTTGCTTTCCTTGCTTTTCtagctttttgaaatttttagctTACCTTGATGCTGTTTTCGATATGTTTGTTTATTATGAATATCGTTTTTACTTTTCGGGGACTCTTACATTTATAAAATCTTGGCAATGAAGGGGAAAAACTTTTTACCCGTCATTGCCAAGAGTTTACTAAAAAGCAATACGCTGTGATTTGGAAATAGATGgaaaactgaaaatttaaactAATATAATTAAAGTAGATATGTATATTTGCTTTATAGCAGGTATCAATGGGATACAAACAGTATGATCCGGCCACGTCCATTCTGTGTAGTATTTCTGTTTGTatccatctgacgagttaagccccttttcactgtttttttttatagttcgttcttatgttgttatgttacaccactgtaccaGGTTAGGTGAGGATTGAGATTCCGCTAAAATGCTTAACCCGCCACATTcgttatgtgcctgtcccaagtcaggagcctgtaattgagtggttgtcgtttgttgatgtgttacataattgtttttttgttaattttttggtacataaattagaACGTTagtttctcttttgaattgatttacattttgacatatcGGAGttatttatagctgactatgcagtacgGGCGTTGCTTATTGTTGCTTATTGTTGCTTATTGTTGAAAACCTACCGTTGATCGAAGGTTGTTAATTTCTatctcattttggtctcttgtggagggttgtctcattggcaattataccacgtcttcttttttatatgagtaTGGCGTTGGGAATTTTTCAAACAAAGATCAAAATACTAAATATACTGTATACTTGTAGTAACCTGATCACGTGGTTTGCAGAGTTACATTTGTCctcagttaataaaattaagaatggcaaccaatgtgtcttcaacacaacgagaaaactCCGCACCAGGAGGTAGAGTTCATCTTGCTTCTCAACAAACATTTtaactagttcagtgaaaattgactCACTCTAAACTACCCCCAAAAAATACTAAGAAAGGTCAGAGGTTACTGACatgggacaagcgcaaaaatgcggcgggattaaacatgttttatgagatcttaaccctTATACCTTCCTTTTATGTACCTcttaccatggaagtattatgtcaatataatacttccatgctcTTACCAATGGCAAAAACAAACACATGAATATATGCACAGTAAAATCGACCTTGCAAGGGCGGTATAGATATTCGAGGTAGTCGAAATAACTCATCatcagtaaaactcagtttagggaggtagacctaggttaagggaaataactcttaaaatcatcagtacgtttgtgtaaaccattttcaaaaatatagtctaagcttctaggttacatagattattttcaatctgtttcaggtaaatgcttgaaaaacattgatgaaacttgacttaaACAAgcacataactgatttaaagagttatctccctgaaccaaggtctaccaccttaaaAGCAGTTCGGGTCCGGTATCATATAAAAGTCATTCTTCTGTGATATCTAgggcatttttgcgcctgtcccaagtaataAGCCTCTGGTCTAtgctagtcttgtatgatttttaattttagtttcttttgtatattacggagtttagtatgacgtccattatcactgaactagtatacattttggTAAAGGGGTAGCTGAAGCACGCCTTaggttgcattgaagacccattggtggccttccgctgctgtctgctctttggtcaggttgttgtctcttcgacacattcccaaatttccattttctattttattgtcTGTGTTGAATACGTGTCGTCATCTGAGTTGTATATACTCCATTgtatttacatttcaattttaaaacataacaaaactatTAAggattgaatataaaaaagaggtgtgtggtatgagtgccaatgagacaaccctccatccaagtcacagtgtataaaaaaatcaacaattataggtcaaagtacagcattTATCACACaaaacatcaagctataaagggtccaacATGActcatgtaaaacaattcaaagaggAAAATCAATGgtctatataaaaatgagaaacgagaatcAATTAATAAGAACCaccaaacaaacgacaaccactgaacaacaggttcctgacttaggacaggcgaaTACAAATGCAGTGGGTctaaacgttttaacaggcgccaacTTCTTAAAGTTCTTAAGAATCtccatatacatgttataattttagtttgaaatattgttttgatttattttcggAATGCCatgaatatttttaaacgaaTATCAAAGTCATCAGGTATGAAGCAATAGAGATGGTCATTGCACCAAACAGTACctaaataaagttgagaatggaaatggggaatgtgccaaagagacaacaacccgaccatagaaaaaaacaacagcaaaaggtcaccaacaggtcttcaatgtagcgagaaattcccgcacccggagctggcccctaaacaaatatatactagttccgtgataatgaacgccatactaatttccaaattgtacacaagaaactaaaattaaaataatacaagaccaacaaaggccagaggctcctgacttgggacaggcgcaaaaatgcggcggggttaaacatgtttgtgagatcccaaccctccccctatacctctagtcaatgtagaaaagtaaacgcataacaatacgcacattaaaattcagttcaagagaagtccgagtctgatgtcagaagatgtaaccaaagaaaataaacaaaatgacaataatacataaataacaacagactactagcagttaactgacatgccagctccagacttcaattaaactgactgaaagattatgatttcatcatatgaacatcaggcacaatccttcccgttaggggtttagtatcataccatcataacatatatgagaagaacagagaccctataagtgaatcaatattaacgccaaaatatgcaatctttaatgacctgacaacagtatcgtaattatatcccttcttaataagtctatttaaaggttttgttagtttttgaggtgaatactgacacctttgtgctttataaagaatatttccataaaaagttggatgtgaaatacctgaacgtataagaagtctgcatgttgagctatatttacgaatgatgtccttatattTAGTTTAGAATGTGCTCAGATATGTATGCTATACAAAAATCTAGAGAGATTTAGTACATAAATACTTCATATTCGTTTAAACACATTGAATTTAGAACATAATTATAATTTCCCTTGTTCTAGAATCAATATTAATACTTCATATTCGTTTAAACACATTGAATTTAGAACATAATTATAATTTCCTTTTTTCTAGaatcaatatttatttcaaaatggtAAATGTGGCGTATGTGGCGATCCAAACCAAGGGCCGAAGGACAACGAAGCTGGCGGGCGGTTCGCCACTGGTACCATTGGCAAAACTTATAAAACGGGGCAGGTCATTGACGTGTCAATACAGATAACCGCTGATCATAGAGGATGGTTTGAAATGAAACTCTGTCCAAACAACAATCCTGCCAAAGCTATCACTCATGCATGCCTAGACAGTCACCTACTGAACGTTGTTGGGTCTGGAACACGGTAAGGGAACATCTCAAAGTTTCATTCCGATTAAGATTGTTACAAGATCTGAAACACCGTAACATgtcatctaaaaatttcattcAGATTAAGATTGTGAACACATGTGGAACACGGTAAGGGAATATCTCAAAGTTTCTTTGAGATTGAGATCGTTGCAAGATCTGTAACACAATAAAGTAACATCTCAAAGTTTCATTCAGATTAGGATTGTGAATACATGTTGAACACGACAAGGGAACATCTGAAAGATTCATTTCGATTAAGATTGTTTTAAGATTTGGAAAACAGTAAGGGAACATCTCAAAGTTTCATTCAGATTAAGATTGTGACTTCATACTTAACACGGTAAGGGAACATCTCAAAATTTCATTCAGATGATTGTGATTTCATATGAAACACGGTAAGGGTTCATTTAGATTAAGAATGTGACTAAATATGAGACGCAGTAAGATAGCGTCTCAAAGTTTgattaaaattgttaattaatCTGGAGCACAGTAAGGTAATATCTCAAAGTTTCATTCAGATTAAGATTGTGACTACACGGTAAGGGAACATCTCAAAGTTTCAGTGATATTATCTAGTTGTCTCTTTTTATTTTTGCTGCATGTATTTTAATATTTGCACACCTATTTTAACCTAGGACAACTCGAGTGTGGAAACATACAATGAATTCGCATTACTTAATTCCAAAACTtgaatactgaattcatttattttcgtgggtaccaattttcacggattaaggaaaacttacatgttcgtggatatttaatttcgtggttttgacgatgtttgcatacaagcctatagaaaatttgtcatgttttgaacatttaatttcgtggttcacctttatccacgaaatccacgaaaattggtatccaacgaataataattaatccacaataaaaacaatattttttttcgtttttttttacagatttaatAACACTCCTGGTGTTGGAATAAAACGTTTACCGCATGTATTTTAATATATCACCTATTTCAACTTATGACGACTCGAGTGTGGAGAAATACAATGAACTTATTCCAAACTGAAATTAAACAATAATGTTTCGTTTTTTTACAGGTATATTAACACTCCTGGAGTTGGAACAAAACGTTTCCAGGTTGAACTTCCTGACGGACTTCAATGTTCACAATGTGTCTTACAATGGAGATGGCACGCAGGTATACCatatattctaatgcaacaacgtttgtaacgttcattttgattggaaaacgtcacttatttacatggcatcaattgacaattgataaTATGAGAGGCAGACGGcgtatgacagattttaaatacatgttgttttctgtcagtttcattagaatggagataattATATTgtacttttctactctgtacactagtattccacattccaaacttaaagacaaattgaaaaagttggtattgctttgcttcgtaaaaaagaatggccaacgtagatacaagtatcttgtcttagggagggataaatcctactttgtaaaggatcactctgattcgaacaaaaaattctctgaaactgatattatcaagatgcttgatttcttgattgacaacatatttgttacgttcggaggacgtgtttttcaacagactgtcggcattccaatgggaacaaactgtgcccctctacttgtcgacttgtttctttattattatgaggctgacttcatgcaggaacttcttaggaataaatataagaagttagcactatcctttaactctacgtttcgctatatagatgatgttctttcactaaataattcaaaatttggtgactatgtggaacgcatctatccaatcgagctagagataaaggatactacagatacagttaagtcggcctcatatcttgacttacatctagaaattgacaatgagggtcggttgaaaacaaaactttactacaaaagagatgatttcagctttccaattgtgaactttccatttctaagtagcaacattccagcagcacctgcatacggggtatatatctcccaattgatacgatattcccgtgcttgcatttcctatcatgcttttctttatagagggttgctgctcacaaggaagctattaaaccaagagttccaaatggtgaagttgaaatcatcccttcgtaaattttacggacgccatcacaagttggttgaccgttatggaataaccgtatcacaaatgatatcggatatgttccttacgtcgtaactacaatccccttccctttcctgaatgtgaattaccgaattagactatttaccggatttgttatcacataagcaacacgacgggtgccgcatgtggatcaggatctgcttacccttccggagcacctgagatcacccctagtttttggtggggttcgtgttgtttattctttagttttctatgttgtgtcatgtgtactattgtttttctatttgtctttttcatttttagacatggcgttgtcagtttgttttagatttatgagtttgactgtccctttggtatctttcgtccctcttttaagcttcaacggcatcaattgggatttgatggtcgcataTTAAGTtgactggcgacgcgttagcggagacagtaaacgggtatttgcgaacatcaaatccccaattggtgccgtcggagcttaaattAAGAACAATTATCTCCTAATTGCATATAATATTACACGACGTTTAAAATACTATTCAAAAGTAACctgatttatttatttgattacaGATCAGACCGCAATTTTGTACTTTTCAGCGGTCATTCTTAAAAACGTATTTGAACGGATAGATCGATAGGTATTCTAGTGAGCCCAATGTCAAGTAGCTGAATAGAATATTAAAcaaatgaatattaaacaaacaaTTATCTATAAAAAGATGTCCTCTCTTATCTTCATGACAAGTTGAAGAGGAGCCTTAGGATCAAGTACCGGAAAACAAcattaaggaagttcgcttctcagattcaaaataataagctttACATAGCACTAGTTTATTTTGATAGTggattaataaaggaaccaaaagaacaaaaatgaaacatatgtcggtgtgcttgttttcgagatattagcaattgaaattttggcgggaaaatgttctctcttgactattcatagctttatcattcaTAAGTTTTAGTTCTCAAAGACTATAagaaaataacaaagattttattaGATTTTTACAGATGGCTTAGAATTGTAcataaaaagatttataaaaggaaaatggGCGCCAATGGGTAATTTTTTAAGGCATTATGCATATTAATAAAtccagaggattccaaaaatctgacaaacatgacaagcgaacttccttaagaATGTAACATGTGGCAAAGATGACTATTTATTGTGTCAGTCTACTATCAGATAATGACCTTTAATCTGTACTTTTACAAGTTAAGCAGATATAAACAAAGTCTGGGACATTATACCTGAGGCACTGTTCCAATAGGAAGTTAAGATAAAatgtaagatgtggtatgattgccaatcagaccaTTTTCCTCAatagaccaaatgatacagacattaacaattttatgtcactgtacagccttcaacaataagtaaatttttataaaactatGAAAAGGCCTcgatatgaaaaatgtaaaacaattcaaacaagaaactaACAGCTTGGTTTGTCTATTGATGAACAAAACTTGTAGCACAGAAACAaatgaaaaccactgaattacattaTACGGACTCGGAACAGGCACATTACACAGCATATGGCGATGTTGAACATTTTTGAAGGTGACCAACCCCTTTTCAacattggacagtggtgtaacattacatCATAAGAACAGGCTATAAACACCAGTTGAAAAGAGTTTAAATCAGCAGATGTTTACAAATAGAAACACACCTATTTTCTAGCAGTCCTTAGATGACAAGGCGATACCTATCCAAAACAGGTACGggtccagccattttcaaaagaagttagggggggggggggggggggtccaactatatgtctccattcaaatgAATTTATCGTAAAAAAAAGGGGTTCCTACCCCCGGACCACTCCCTTGAGCCGCAACTGCAAATATACACTCTTTTTGGAAATTCGTTTACGAAAATCAACTTGAGAGAATGTTGGCCgcttcagaatctaaaggactatttGTATAATTGTTCGTACTCCAAAATAAAATAACTCActtcattggttgaatttcccttgtttatgaaattttaaaccaATCAAGAAGCTTTGGTGTACATTTTTGAGAATATTACCCGAAATGCAAATTAGATTCGGAAATGGcttattgttgtatttttattgtgtttttaagGGAACAACTATGGTGTAGATCCCGACGGCCGAGGGTGTATAGGATGTGGTTCTCAAGAAGAGTTTTACGGATGTGCTGACATTGCTATCACCGGTAACGGACAGACTCACGTCACTCAACAACCAAGCATCACATTCCGTCCGATACAAACATTTAAACCATTTGTAACAAATGCACCCGTACAAACTGCGAGACCGGTTCAAACCGCAAGACCGGTTACAACCGCAAGACCAGTTCAAACTGCAAGACCAGTTCAAACCGCAAGACCAGTACAAACTGCAAGACCAATACAAACTGTTAGGCCGGTTATAACTGCAAGGCCCGGTACCATAACTTGCAAGGCTATAAATTATTGGGCAGGAGTTGTCGCACTTGACCAATGGTGTACTGTAGAGTGCCAAAAAGGAAATTGTCCACCAACGGCATGTTCTTGTCAAGGTCTAGGCCGTTAATTGAGTTGTTGTTTCAATGACTATATTATGTAATTAACAAATATGCTTTTTGTGCATAGTTATAGATTTTACACACCGTGTCTAAATATACCATTGAAAATGAATTATATGTTCAAGAGCTGAAGGGCTTCCCCACTGGTTCTCACATAATGTTAACTACTCGTTTGGCGactttaagttatttaatatgttaATAGGATTATCTCTTTCGTTACACATGTTCACTTTACGTTATGTTAAAAGAAGAACTGTAAACTAACCGGAATATTTCAGTATCTTCCGAATTATCGGCTCTCCTACTTACAAGAACACTCTTTTCTATGAAAACACGTTCATAATTCAGTGCTCTTTGGGGGAGAGAGTGCTTGATGTTATCGAGCTCTTATTCCGAGTAAATATTTGTATTCACCTGGCCATCAGGCGTTAATGTAGCCACCGTAGCGAAGTAGAATATAACGACTGTATTATTAAGATTAGAAATACACGGACTTGTCTGTAGAGATCTTTATGAAGTTCCAGAATTCCGTGAAGAAGGGAGAAAGTAAACAGTTTGACCTATTTACATTCTAAATTTTCAATGGTGTTTTTAGACATGGTATCATTGTTTCCCTATTTCGATTCATCAAACAACATCTTACACTTAATCATTTTCTTTTATGAAGAATGATTTACTGTGATTATATCATTAGCTTTAGAAAAGATTCGTGATTGTAATTACTGCTTTATCAATTGAAAATCAATCATTAAAATCACcaataaattttacaattgtttatcattataatgttttgttctgtgtcaatataaaaaaggacCATAATTGCAAGTAGTTACTCTACTGTAACAATACTAGCCTATTAACCTTGAGTTTGTGAGTTTCGAACTCCGCACGTGGTAAATGCGTTCGACTTCAATCTGAGTTGACCGGGATTTATCAGTTTTGCGGCTGAATGTCGGCGGTTTTCTCCGGACATTacggcttcctccaccaacaaaactggccgccacgataaaatcaattttagtgttgacagtggtgttaaacaccatgACTCAGTtaataaaataatcaattaaCTTATGTTCTAAATTCACTgtgttcaaacgaacataaagtaTTTATGTGCTAAATCTCTCTAGATTTTTGTAAAGCATACATATCTGAGCACATTCAGATATGTACCTTTATACGATAAAGGCataatagaaaactaaatacatatttaGGTACTGTTAGGCGCAATGACCATCTCGATGTACTGTTAGGCGCAATGACcatctcaattttaataactataGATCCAGAGATCACAATATTCTAATATCAAACAACATTAACAGTTCATGTTTTGAATACGGCTACCATGCATCTACGAAAGCAAATCCCGGTTTATAAACATCACACAATCAACAATACCGGTAAAAGACAGCAATCaaacatctacaaaatatatacaaaacacattaATTCTTTACATACAACTTCaataccttaaaaaaaaacaaaaaaacagaattcttaatgaaaattaaacttcAATACAAAGGAAACGTACGATAATGGTCACTGCCCAAACCTCGATAGTTAAATCTCGTGCAAACTTTCATTATATACTGACCGCCAAAACCGGTTTACAACTATTGTGAAAACACAATAGAAAAATTACATACTTCAAAAATCATACGCGAACCgcacataaatatataaatcgTCATAATAtagacatcggactcggacttcttttaaactgagttttactgtgcgtattgatgtgtgttgttttttctacattggctagaggtaaagggggagggttgagatctcaaatcttaaaaatgtttaaccccgccgcatttatgtGTCTGTCTTAATTATGTTAGGAGcttcttgcctttgttagtcttgtatgatttttttaattttagtttctttatatatttcggagtttagtatgacgttcattgtCTCTGTAccagtacatatttttgtttaggggccagctgagaagcatctccgggtgcgggattttcttacggtattgaagacccattggtgaccttcgacTGTTTACTGCTCTTAAGGTTGTATTGTGTGTTGcctcttagacacattccccgtttccattcatTTAatgatctttgaaaaaaatggataGATTTAAGAAAACTATTTGTTTTTTGACGGATTTACTGAAGGTTTCTAACATAAGTCATTGCGCAAGAGGAAAGGTATTTTTAAATAACAGTTGGAATGGTATGAAAAGGTTCCTCTAATCAATTTCATGTTTTTTGAAAGGATTACAATTAACGTGGgccaagtttttttttcaacaataaaattgagaatggaaatggggaatgtgtcaaagtgacaacaattagacaatagagcagacaacaaccgaagtcCTTCAATAGGTCTCAAATGCAGCGAAAATAATCCAGCACTCGGAGGCGTACTTCAGCAAGCCCCTAAACAAATaggtttactagttcagtgaaatggACGTCTTTCTAAACTCCgtattatacacaaaaaactagaattaaaaatacataaaaatgttaattatacATTTGTTTTCGGTAAATGATCATGTCTCCGTTGATACAATATGACAGAGTATGTTCTGCTCTGTTTATGTCTTTCACGTTTCTCCGCTGATACTGAAGGACAGAGTATGTTCTGTTCTGTTAATGTCGTTCACATTTCTAGATTGATATTGTAGGACAGagtatgttatgttttgtgtatgACGTTCACGTTTCTCGGCTGAAACTATAGAACAGAGTACGTTCTACTCAGTTTGTGGCGTTCACATTTCTAGATTGATATTGTAGGACAGAGTATGTTCTGCTTTGTTAATGAAGTTCGCGTTTCTCGGCTGAAACTATAAGACAAAGTACGTTTTACTCTGTTGCATTCACGATTCTAGGATGTTATTGTAGGACATCATGTTCTACTCAGTTTGTGGCGTTCACGTTTCTAGATTGATATTGTAGGACAGagtatgttatgttttgtttatgACGTTCACGTTTCTCGGCTGAAACTATAGAACAGAGTACGTTCTACTCAGTTTATGGCGTTCATGTTTCTAGGCTGATATTGTAGGACAGAGTATGTTATGTTCTGTTTATGACGTTCACGCTTCACCGCTGATACTATATGACATAGTATGTTCTGCTCTGTTTATGTAGTTCCCCGCTGATACTATATGACATAGTATGTTCTGCTCTGTTTATGTCGTTCACGTTTCACCGCTGATACTATATGACATAGTATGTTCTGCTCTGTTTATGTCGTTCACGTTTCTTGACTGAAACTATAGAACAGAGTACGTTCTACTCAGTTTGTGGCGTTCACGTTTCTAGATTGATACTATAGGACAGAGtatgttctgttttgtttttgacGTTCACGTTTCTCGACTGAAACTATAAAACAGAGTACGTTCTACTCAGTTTCTGGCGTTCACGTTTCTAGATTGATACTATAGGACAGAGtatgttctgttttgtttttgacGTTCACGTTTCTCGACTGAAACTATAGAACAGAGTACGTTCTACTCAGTTTGTGGCGTTCACGTTTCTAGATTGATATTGTAGGACAGagtatgttatgttttgtttatgACGTTCACGTTTCTCGACTGTTACTATAGAACAGAGTACGTTCTACTCAGTTTCTGGCGTTCACGTTTCTAGATTGATACTATAGGACAGTATGTTCTGCTCTGTTTATGTCGTTCACGTTTCTCGGCTGAAACTATAGAACAGAGTACGTTCTACTCAGTTTGTGGCGTTCTCGTTTCTAGATTGATATTGTAGGAGAGAGTATGTTATGTTCTGTTTATGACGTTCACGTTTCTCGGCTGAAACTATATGACAGAGTATGTTCTACTCAGTTTGTGGCGTTCACGTTTCTAGGATGATATTGTAGGGCAGagtatgttatgttttgtttttgacgTTCACGTTTCTCGGCTGAAACTATAGAACAGAGTACGTTCTACTCAGTTTGTGGCGTTCACATTTCTAGATTGATATTGTAGGACAGAGTATGTTCTGCTTTGTTAATGAAGTTCGCGTTTCTCGGCTGAAACTATAAGAAAGAGTACGTTTTACTCTGTTGCATTCACGATTCTAGGCTGTTATTGTAAGACATTATGTTCTACTCAGTTTGTGGCGTTCACGTTTCTAGATTGATATTGTAGGACAGagtatgttatgttttgtttatgACGTTCACGTTTCTCGGCTGAAACTATAGAACAGAGTACGTTCTACTCAGTTTATGGCGTTCATGTTTCTAGGCTGATATTGTAGGACAGAGTATGTTCTGCTTTGTTAATTATTTCGTTCACGTGTCTCTGTTGATACCATAGGACACAGATTGTTTTCCTCTTTTTATGGCGTTCACGTGTCTccgttgatactgtaggacataTTTTTTTCTACTCTGTTTATGGCTGGTACTATAGGACAGAGATTGTTCTGCTCTGTTTATGACGTTCACGTGTCTGCGCAGATATTAAAGGACATAGTATGTTCTGCTCTCTTTATGACGTTCACGTGTCTGCGCTGATACTATAGGATAATGTATGTTCTGCTTTGTTTATGGCGTTCACGTTTCCCCGCTGATATTATAGTCCATAGTTTGTTCTGCTCTGTTTATGGCTTACACGCGTCTCCGCTGATACTATAAGACGGGGTATGTTCTACTCTGTTCATGGCGTTCACGTATCTTGGCTGATAATATAGGACAGAGTGCGGTCTGCCCAGTTCATGGCGTTTACGGTACTAAGTTGATACTGTATGAGAAAGTATCGTCTGCTCAGCTTATGGCTTTCACGTATCTTAGCTGATACTGTAGTAGAGAGTATGTTCTGCTCAGTTTATTGCGTTTACGTGTTTCAATTAATAAATTCTCTTTTATTCAATGTCGTCTAGTTTATAAGATATTCCAGGACTTActtcataaaactttttttttttaaattttcacggaa
Encoded here:
- the LOC139495108 gene encoding uncharacterized protein; amino-acid sequence: MLSGILLCCFISSVVGHGRLLDPPARASMWRVGFSTPKNYNDNQLNCGGFMNQYLFQNGKCGVCGDPNQGPKDNEAGGRFATGTIGKTYKTGQVIDVSIQITADHRGWFEMKLCPNNNPAKAITHACLDSHLLNVVGSGTRYINTPGVGTKRFQVELPDGLQCSQCVLQWRWHAGNNYGVDPDGRGCIGCGSQEEFYGCADIAITGNGQTHVTQQPSITFRPIQTFKPFVTNAPVQTARPVQTARPVTTARPVQTARPVQTARPVQTARPIQTVRPVITARPGTITCKAINYWAGVVALDQWCTVECQKGNCPPTACSCQGLGR